ATTTCTTCTGCTTAAGTTTCTCTATCAATGTAATCCTGAAATCGCTTAACATCAGCGGGACAGATATCGAAATCAATTCTTGTGAGGCCAAGCCCTGCCTGAGTAGATAGATAATGGATGGGGTCATCCTTTTGTCGTACGTGTCACAACAAGTAGCCATTTGTGGAATTTATCTTTAAAGCATTGATGTACCACATTAGACCTAAGCATGTCCTTAAATTGCTCCACTAGAAATGATAGGGTTTCCTTGGAGAGTCTTCCCCTGGTGGGGAACAAGTTGATCTAGGTAGGGCCGCCTTGCCTTTGCAAGGGCCCTCTCGGCCGTAAAAAACTAAGGGGGTAGAGGCAGCTCCCGTGCCTCGATAAAGATAGCGGCTGGGTAAATCCCGTAAGACCGAACCTGAATATGTCCTTAAACTGTTTATGGAGGTAAAGGCGGGAGATCTGCCCTGGGGTGAAAGACCCCGTACTTACCTCCCCATCCCCTCGGTCGGGTGGATAGATATAGGCTGGGGATTTGGGGGCTACTTGGTGGTGAAGGTAGACCCCACGTCAGTAAGCTTAGGCTTACTGGCTAAGACCAGGTAGGCTTGGGGTAACTAGCCCCCGACCCGCGCCTAGCTTGAAAGTAGGTGGGTGCAATTCCTACAGGCTCTTGACATGCCTTCGACACAGTCTATCAACCGACTAGTCAAGACGCTTCCCCCGGTTGATAGACTGTGCcgtaataataaataaataaataaatagacctTGAATTTCAAATCGCATTGCTTAGTCTTTcatagatgaaagaaaaaaaagcactaGAGGGAATTCGAGCAATACAGAGTTCAAAATAACCCATTTAAagaattactttttttcttggctTACGAACATGTAAGCTTTAAAAACACTCTTCTCATaacaaaatgcaattttatgcGATATGCAAAGAGAAGTGTGCTACGGGGGATATTGTATAAACATACTGTGCACCACACTTTAATAATTTGAACGATTCGGTCCAAATCGGTCAATTTCATTAATAAAGTAGAATAATACTTCCAAACATCCGAAAAGTAGTTGTGCACGTTCACCTTTAAGGGGCCGCTAGCCTATAAGTCAACACTTGCTTCCTTGCTTGAAAGGTCATTGGCCCCTCTTCAAAATCCTTCAAAAAGCTAATGTCAAATAATGTTTGTGTCAAATGTTGCTATTTATTTAACACTTTCCCTTAATAAAGTTGTGAGGCCTTTAATAAGTACTGTTACCTAAGCTCTTAAGataatacttttaaaaaaaaaagaaatagatatACAATTTAACATCGTTTTAAAATTATGTTTCGTGTTTTAGTGATATTAACGTCACGTAGGAgagacaaaataataaataagaaaagccACATCCACATTTATCTATAACCAAGTCAAACGAAGTTaaaggaaggaattgattacactaaattgattaattttaagatttgatcgTATTCATAGGAGTTTTAAAAGTCAGttgtatttttatgataaattttgcaattatcccaaatataatttaacataatttagaaacCCATCCATCAAAAGCTAATGTCAAATCATGATTGTGCCaaatgttgatatttcttttaacTCTTCCCATTCCCACCTAATTTAGGACATAAATGTCGATAATCATGGAGTAAAAATTCTTGAATGCACCATGAATCCCTTGCATGAGAAGTGTTGATTTTTTATCATATGAACTCAATAAACCCAATAGTCGTTCCAAGTGCAAAGAGCAATCGGAAGTCTTCTCAACCACAACTCAATACTTAAAGAAGCGTAGGAGGGTAACCATTAccccaaaatcaatttggaatattTGTTAATTAAAGGCGTCGGCATGAAAGGTAAGTAAAGCTTGGCAAATGACAAgagaagcatttttttttttcgaaaaagataaaataaacatTCATAACTAACCCAACTAAGAGTTGGTAGCACAAAAGTAGTCGGTAAATTTATTTAAGCAGAGTTGATAATCACTCTAAAGCTGGCAAATTTAAATAGTTGGCCAAAATAAATGTGGCAACTCAAttgaaaagttggtaaattaagGGGAAAAAACTAATAGAACTTGGTAATAAGCAACTCATATGAAATCTGTTAACTTACTCACAGGAATGTGATAAGTTACTGCAATAAAGGTTGGTAATTTCGTACAATAATTGGTGAACTCAAAGCATTACCGCATTGGTacgaaagataaataaaaattataagtgataaagaaaatttatgtTTGTGAGAAATAAGAGGTgttggtaataaaaaaaaatacccaaTAAACTATTGGTAACTAACTAAAAAGAGCTGATAAGGGAAAACTTGCCAGTAATTTAATTGTGTAAAACTTTGTAATTACTCCAATTAAAGTTGCCAATTTGTAAAAGCAGTTGGAAATTTTAATTAGTGggtaaaaaaaacaaaggaaagtgGGCAActcagtaaagaaaaaaaataggtaaatgtcttttttttaaaaataattaaacattaGCAAGCAACTCAAATAAGTCTTAACTAGTTAGTATGGAAAAAACTCGACAAGTCACATGTCACATATAACGGTAGAATCTTATGAGAGTTAATAAATTTAAGGCATCCACGAGAAAAATAAACGAAAGAGATTGTGAGAGAAACGCCCGTGCAAGTCGCTACTTATGCGACAAGGAATTTCGATGCCTTAGGACAGTTAGAGTTACTGTCGCCATTTACCGGGGCTTCCATTCAAAGCTTATGACACTTTTCCTTCTGACCTTCCAACACTGGGCAAGTGTCGCACTCTATACATCGTGTTACCACTTAGCAGAGTCCTGTGTTTTTAATAAACAGTCACTACCCCCTGGTATGTGCCGCGAAATGTGCGGACGAGCAATACCGGTCAAATCCTTGGCGACCCATATGTAACCTCACGCACGTAGGAGATTATGTATCGTCGAAATCCGCAATCCGTGCACAAAAGATATGCCTTATCCTTTCCTTGACATCGTTCGAAAGACTTCCATACGTCTCAAATAATTACGTTAGTTGGGATTAGACCGCCCAACAGATGCCACATGAGAAAACGCAAATGGACAGCAATAGATGCTACGAGCAGATGATTTTTTCTCTCGAGCTCGATACGCAAAGCCGATCACACGAGGGTCTATCGTCGAGTCAAATCCGTTCTTTTCGTATCGAAGTCTGCTGCTCAGTCTCAGTCACACGTCCCTCGCCATCAGAACTCAACCTTCTCGTCCTCAACGTAAGTACATGATTCCCCCCGCGAGTGGCTGTCAATTAAGGGTGTCAAATCgaattaaactaaattttcaTGCATCTTCATTTCAGTTTgggttttaatttgactaatgaaaaaaataatggttTGTTTTATTTCGGTCCGAATGATTTCATTTAAAGTCAGTTAATCAAACTAAATTGAAGATATCTCTGCCTTCTTAATGTTACAGTTTACACgatatttttcctttgtcgCTAAGAATCTTCTCgatattacaaaaaaagaaaactgaacgATTTGATTCAAAACTAATATACACCGAGACGATTCTATACAAGTTTTTTGGATACTTGAACTGAATTGAATCGTCAACACTCCTGTCAACCCATATGTACaacaaattgattgaaatggaGCGCATATGTATCCACTAGACTTGTGTTCATCAATCAACAGCCATCGACATTAGATAACATCGATTGACTGGTCAACGTCAACGTTTGAACAAGACCACGCAGCTTCTTACATCGACAAGATGGTTACGACGGCGAGATGAACAAGAGAGCTCGGCATAATAAATGACTTATAGAAAGCTTCTGCAAATGGAGTTGGTAGTTTTATTATTACTCGCCTTGGTGATGACCGATAGAAAGCTTCTCAAAGTCGTGGGCTCTCTTGTGCATCTAAACTTGAAGACTTCTTCCAATGGGTCAAGCGGGCTTAtgaagaaattttcaatttgcatCAAGAACATAAGATGGGCTCTTGCGGGCCTTTTCGGATTTTTATAGTTTAGAAGAGAATGCCTTGCTAGGCTCGTTCTCCCGGCGATACTTGCGAATATGGGGATAACGGCACTGGAAGTCTCTATAGTTTTCCTCAATGTACAATGTAGTTTGAGCTTTGTTTTTTGGTACTACTTTTCAAAGTTGATGCAATGtgatttttccattaaattggctAATTGAAAATAGCTTACAAGGCgctcatcctttttttttttttaacaaaggcGCTCTTGTCGTTAACCGACCAATAAATGTCCAAATTGGCATTTGACGTGTCCAATTGGACAGGCCAAATGCAACAACATGTTGaccttcttctttatttcttcttcttccccagtGAACTAGACAAATTATTACAAGAAAAAATTTTCTTTCGACCTTGAAAGTACTGCCGTTCATAGTCCACTTTCAATGTCTCCACCACCTTCAAACGACCACTGCGCTCGAAAAGAAAACCATCACCACCGCAAAGCTCGGTCGCCATCAACGCTTGCACCTGAGTCGGCACCACCACCATTAGGCCTTGACACCACCACCACGCCCCCACGGGTTTTCATATCTAAGGCTATGGCCTCGGATTTGTGGTCGTTGCGACATCAGACAGAAGTCCTCTTTTGTCATTGATTTGCGCCTGATTCAACCAAGACGGGGGGGAATAAAAGGCCTTCCTAGGTCTTCATTTAAGCTCAACAAGCCTGTTATACATGTCAAGGGTCGAAATTGCATCTAATCGCAACATCGTCGCCGCGCCAGCATAAATGCATTCCTCGCACTTTATTTCGGTACTAAATATACTCTCTTATCCCATGAATCGGGCTAGGAAACTTTCTCGTCCGATTTTGGAAGGAGGGGGGGGGTGAAGGGAGGAATCTATTGCACTGGATGTAGTCAAAAGGCCCGCCTTTGGCACCTTATTGGACACTCTATTGCGTCACTTGACCATCTAATGTCCCCAGAAATGGTTGAATTCCTTCCATGAAGAGGAGATTTCTGCAGAGAATACCAGGAAAAGATGAGCAGTAGTGAAGTTTCGTGGTTTCAAATCAGggggtgtttggttgggcattcccaaggggctttgggcccccaaagccccttgggggaAATTTTGGGTGTTTGGCATGTGTTTTTGAAAGCCCCTTTGCCCAATGTCAGGGTAGGGCTACTTTGAGTATTGGGCATTTCGGAGATGCGATTTTACTGTTTTCCGAgtcactgttcatcgtctccttcGCCGTTTGCCTTCTTCTTCAccgttcgtcttcttctttgtggTGGGCGGCGCTCAGCCGCGAGTGGCCAGATCTGGCCCAGCCTCGCCTAAGGTCACACAACCTCGGGCGAGGTGGCCTCGAGGTTGGGCGACCTCGGGCGCCTAAGGTCAAGCGACCTCGGTGGCGTCGCCGGCGCGTGCGAGCCaggcgacgccgcccgaggtcgcgcagACCTTAGCCAACGTCGCCTGTCTCGCGTGAGCCAGGCGACCAGCAAAGCTAGATCTCGGCCGTTCGACAGCCAGATCTGGCGATCTTGAGGCCAAATCTGGCCTCCGCGACCTCCAGCGACTAGATCTGGCGGTCCGGCAACAACCAGATCTGGCCGTCCGGCGGTGGCCGACGGTTGGccttgatttctaattaaaaaaaaaataacaaaagctaATTACAAATGTGAATTTTGCGAAACGGTGTTTATGCTAAGTTGCATTTCAATGCTATAATTTATCAAACGGTCTAACATTTGCGAAAGCCTCTCTAcctcaaagatatttgcattcttccaatggcatttccccaaagccgaaccaaatgggcccTCAGTCTATTGCCCAGCACATACCTCTCCTTTTAAGTACCCAAAAAAGAGCAAGTCCATGTTGACCTTTGCCATGCCGTGGACGTGGCACGTAGCGCTTCTGTGTTATTTGCCGAAGTGATTCTCGCGAACAACACTGCGTCATTTAGCAGATCGGATCATCTAATAACTGCAAAAGTGaaacaaaacgatgccgtttggATGATCCAACAtgattgttctttttatttcataTAATGCCATTGTAATGTGTAATCACAACTTTGTTCTAAGTGAtgtaaaaaaatctcaatttaaaTGACATATTGACATGAACGATATAAGATGCCAAATGAATGCTCAAAAGCATGTGCAAAATTTGTCCAATGGACATAAGCATCCTTCTAAGGGAACATTTCGaaatttgggccaaaatttTCCTAAACAAGAAAATAGGTGCCTCTATTAGCATTATTGACGCATAAAAACCGTTAGACATGATCAATGAACGGGTTTGGCTCGAGCTAAAAACCGGACCAAAAGTCCTTGTCCAAACTCGCCCATGATCCAAAATTTTACTCATCCGAAATTCAAGTCTGGGCAGGCCTAAGAAGAACTATCTGCTTGGCATGAGCCCAATGAGAAAAGTGCTAGCAGCCACTTTCAATTTGTGTTTTGGGCCTTTTGGCTGGGGAAGCTTTTTTGGGAGCTCAACAGACAGTCAACTCCATGATCAGGCATGGCACTTGCCCTCGGTTGCCGACTTGCCCTTGCCGTCACGATCAATCACCAGCAGCATCGAATCAAACACATGCACCACCCCTATTCTGTGACCATCATTCCCAATAATCATCATGAACCGCTACACTAGGAAGTGTAATCGAGCCAAGTCAAGTCAATATCATATCAAGTACTAACTAAATTGCTCGAGCTCAAATCCGTTAGAAATTCAAGATATTCAAGCTTGATTGAACTTGATTAATATCAATCTATAAGTAAAATCTAAGCTCAAGGATTACACAATTTTAAGTATTTTGTATCTATCTATGTGATTATTTAacatttcctaaaaaataataaaatctcaatttagCTCAATTAGGCTCATGAGCTTATTAAGTTAAATATCGACAAATTGGAGCTTGACTCAACAAGATGCTCTAGTAGCTCGATCTCAGGTCTGGCTAGAAATTAAGTGAGTCAATCGCCGATAGTCATTTAGTTGAGCTCGAAGTTACTCACAACTAGCTCGAATTGGTTTACCCTAAACTGGACCCCCACTGCCGAGTTGCGAGACTAggactcacacacacacactccctctcctctttctttatGGATTGAGTTGTAAAATCGTATATCTATGGATACATTAATATCATggaaaactcaagatttaaaaaaaaaaaattcgaaaaatgatcatttatatcatttgcaAAAACAAATGAATACAAAATGTTTTTATTACCTAACGGAGGGAAAACTGCAATAGTTCAAATCGGTGGATGAAAATggttagatataaattgttgtcgattatgaaaattttcctttgactaATTTGTTTAAGCgataaaatcaatcattttttggaaaatattcttcaaatcttgagttttccgtgaaataaacaCACCTTGAGTACCTATCTCAAATCCATCGAGGATACACACTCACACTTCTAGACACATGGAGATAGAGAAAGAGACATCGCCCCTCTACTAGATGTCGGCGGTAGTGGCTTTCGGATGCTATTGGCCATTGCTACCGCACCATCAGCAAAGTCAAGTTCCGCACTCAAAAGCGATAACtaaaacaaggaagaagaacaccACATTGAGTCGAATGACATTGAACAATAAGTTAAACCTTCATCCTTCCTATagtgaaaggaaaaatcataaatggATGAAGGGGCTTAAGAAATCAAACTTGAGACTACGAACTCTCGAAGTTAAAATTGAgcacacaattttttttctaaaaaatacaACGGAAAATACATTTTATAGcttaataaattgaaatatatctTTTGAATAAATTGGGAATATACAAATTCAAATACGGAAACATCCATTTTGAGGAATAATTATTAGGGCATTCtttccaaactaaaaatttatacAATTCAATGTGTATCTAGAAGTGTGCAAAATAATTAGGAACCGCCCGAATTGTTTAGGACCTAATCAGATCGGACTAGAATAGACGATTCCTATGAAAACTTGTCCAATTTCTGATTTCAAATTACTCGAATTGAGATCCAAGTTCTAGATATAGAATCGCCTACTTGGATTGGTATATATATTACTTCGATTTTTAAGCTTTaagttttaacttttcaaatcaaaactctagtttcctcttcatctttctcTGTCTATCACGTCGCTCATGTGGCAACCTTAACTCCCCTCTCTTACTCTTGCTCTCAATGGCCTTCAGCCTCGTTGATCCCTCTCTCACTCATTCTCTGGATTGTCTTTGGCCTTGTCATATTGTCTGTAACTCTTGCTCTCCGTCACTTTCAGTCTCGTCGTTCACTATCAAATCCCATGCCTCtttcaaagtaaaaatattttgacaaattcCACGTCCATATAACCAACAGGCAATTTCTAGTCTTAACTTTTTGGAGTTGAGCCTTAGTGgatgattttcaatttcaaagtggATATCATCCATCCTGAGATGAGGAATCGCGTACCCAAAAATCGATCTCTTTACGTGTATTTATTCATATTTGCTTAAGATTCCATCGTGAGACAGGGTATACTTGCGAAAAGCACCTAATATCTTTGTTTTAAACTGAAAAAAAGGGGCACGATAGTGGGGAGAGGACGATGCGACTGCTGATCTACTGCCATTTTTTTCTGAATCCGACAGCACGTGGGACGTTCCACTGACACCCGCTACAGCATTATCGTAGGCCTTCGTGTAGCCATTATAGCCATCATAGCCGTTCAGACATTAGTCACGAGAAACATGACTACAATTATCGGACAGCGATGCGGGCGTTGGTGGTATCTGGATTTTGATAAGTTCAACCAGACAAAAGGGACATTATCCCAATAAAACTGAGAGACAAAAACACATAGCTCAAAAGGACGTCTTCCCACGTAATAATCCACGTGGCACGATTAGCACTTTCATACTAGAAAATATGATAATGCGAGGAGGGAACGTGGGACCGATTAAAAAATCGAGCACAATCCGTCTAGGCCTCTGTGCCTTAAAAAAATCACCAATATCTAGTCTAATTTCTATCCGGCTCTGAATTCTTTTTGTCTAAACATCAACTTTCATTCTAATCTTTTAATAACCATGTGTAAAAAAATCgtaactaattttttgaaaattatcaatattgAAAGGATTTTACTCCTTCATGTAAGGGTGAGAGTGTtgatgaagaaataaataaactttTAACTAATTCCGTTACTattaattcttgaaaaaaaattaatgtcatTTTAGGATGCGATGGTAGATTAGAAACTAACGTaagaatttgtgtttttttagaCAATAAAAGTTCGTGATTGAATTGGAATTAGACCTAAGTAGAGGTTATTTAGGAAATTAAGCCCTTATATTAATTGGTGCCGTACCCCATTTAAAGGGATTCtcagctactttttttttttttttaacagttttccttttccataaaaaaaatagtttttcctTGAAAACTTCAGAAGAAATATTAGTTATGTTTTGGAAATTATGCAAATATCTTGTATGATTCGATGTGCTGACGTATGATTAATTTCAAACACTAAAGTTCTTTGAATTGATAAGAGTCAAACCTTGAATTCCGTGGCATTACGCTAACATCAATGTTAAAGGTACAAGTTATTCCATACATATTTTCCACACTAACTTTGCCCAAATCAATCAACTCACTCGCTcaccaaataataaatttaaagtttttataGATAGATTATTATCAACTAAACTCCATaccaaaattctcttttttccccttataaAACATTGGGTATCACGACCTTGCAGCTCAATTAATCCCCACGAATACAAGCAAAGTGTCTCGTCCACGGAACTCTACTCATAGGTCAATCCCAACCAAACCCGAACATTTCACACGTCCTCAAAGCTTTGCGTAGTTGACTGATAGTTGGAAAAACTTTGCAGAACAGTAATTGACTTCGGACAAAAGAACTGGGTTAGATGGCTGCTTTTCCATGACACTTTTAATTAGATCTCGGAGATCTTTTTCAACCAGATAACTTTCAGGGCTCGAATCTACTCCGAAACTTTTTCCAGACtcacctaaatttttcaaggTTAATCTTTTTCTAGTCACGCGAATAAAATGCCTGAATTTTGAACAAATCAGCAGGCGGTTTTGCTCGTGCCATCttccatcttttccttttggaaGGGGACTGTTCACCTTCTGACTTAGCACAGATGTTAAAGGGAAATTCAAGCCGCGGAAGAGGAGGGAGATAGCCACCGAGGCCTGGAAGCAGATTCTGGGAGTGACTTGAAATATCGGATGAATAGGAGCATATAGAATGGACATCGAAAGAGAGTCGTACTAGATGAACCTAATATGATCAGATAGATCCACAAAATGCAACGCTATACAAGACCATACATACATCTCGACCCGAATTCAGAACTACACAGACCCAAGTTAAAATCGCGGGATCGTCTAATCACTCTTAAATACAGTCTACTACACGTCTAGACTGTCGCTGCTACTCGACGCTGACTACATACTTCAGGGGTACCCACGCCCCTTCCAGAAGGCATTGTCGTCTCGGTTGTTCCGGAATGCGCAGCACCCCACTGAGTACACGATGATGAGGATAACAAggatgatgatgttgatgatggCGACCTTCTTCCAGTCCCTCTTGAGGTTGTCCAGCAGCCCGCCCTTGCAAGACTGGCAGTTGTAGCACAGCACGCTTGAGTCGCTGCTCCACACGCTGCAGTCCGAGTCGGTGTAGTTCGAGGTCGAACTGGCATTCCAGACAATCGGGCTCACATAGGTGAAGCCGCAAGAATCTGGCGGCTTGCAACACCCGGACTGCAAAAAACCCATCACATTATTAATTTCAAACTTCCAACCAGAGAATGACTAACAGGGGAAACCGACAAGCTCAAACACGTGATAGGATTAACTACAGAAACAAAACAGCAGCATAAGAAACAAGTCCCTGACAGCATTGATTTATGAAAAAGTTTCTAAATTGGTACAACAACAATTACACCAGACCAGTTTAATGATATCAAGAGGAGTTTCATCGGAAGGGGCATTCCCCATGAAAGACACAGCAAGATGTTCTACTAGTTTGCCATAACAGCAATTCGATTCAACAGACATTATAATCAATATCATTCATGGCCAATAACAAGGTCACATCTTCCAATTTGCTCATAGAAGTTAGGATGGAATCCTAACTGAGCGTGCAGTGAGCCACTATGCAGGATCAAGCGTAGAAACAGAGACAATTTTAAAACCCTCATCACGATAAAACGGTTCATTCGAAAATTTTCGGCTCAAAAGGAATCATCCAGAGAGCACCATGCTCCATCACCCTATGCAAGGCAACCACAAGGACCACAGAACGAGCAATTGAACAGATCCATAAGCATTAGTCAGCAACCCCTCAAAGATCTTATCTCTAGCATCATGCAAGGAACCGAATTCCTCCCACAAAATTGCCTTAATTTGCCTATCAATTATTCACACTCTATTCAACACTTGACAGAACAATCAACGAGAACACAAACCCCACAATAACCACTCGTATGCGTAATGAACTTCAAATTCAAACAGCACAGGACAACGAAGAGAAAAACTGTCGCAATtacttgaagagagagagagagagagagagagagagagagagagagagaatatttaCTTGAAGAGCCGACAGTTGCTCGTTGTAAAACTGGGTCACCACAGTATCATTAGCATACTTCTTGGCGTAAGCCTCGCAGACCTTGCTGTCGATCAAGCAGCTCTTGATCTTGTTCCAGTTCTTGGTGCTGTTCACCCGCTTCTGCAGCCAGTCGGAGTAATCCCCGAGCTTGTACTCCTTGTACCCTCTACCGGACACGACCTCCCCGGCGCCCTTGTTGGTGACGACGAAGGCGAAGACGGTGAAggcgaagaggaggaggatgaggaggaacATGACGAGGAGGTAGAACCAGAGGAGCCACGAGACGCGGCAGCACGCGCCGACGAGGCCCGCGATGGACACCACCATGAGGAACACCCCGAGCGCGATGAGCGGCTTCTCGAGGAACTTCTCGCAGTCGGTGTCGGCCCGGTT
This genomic stretch from Eucalyptus grandis isolate ANBG69807.140 chromosome 3, ASM1654582v1, whole genome shotgun sequence harbors:
- the LOC104436720 gene encoding tetraspanin-8; translation: MFRLSNNLIGILNIFSFLLSVPVLGAGIWLANRADTDCEKFLEKPLIALGVFLMVVSIAGLVGACCRVSWLLWFYLLVMFLLILLLFAFTVFAFVVTNKGAGEVVSGRGYKEYKLGDYSDWLQKRVNSTKNWNKIKSCLIDSKVCEAYAKKYANDTVVTQFYNEQLSALQSGCCKPPDSCGFTYVSPIVWNASSTSNYTDSDCSVWSSDSSVLCYNCQSCKGGLLDNLKRDWKKVAIINIIILVILIIVYSVGCCAFRNNRDDNAFWKGRGYP